The following DNA comes from Bryobacteraceae bacterium.
GTCGCCGTACAACGAGACGGGCCAGCTCCCCCGCGCCGACGCAAATCCAGGCGCGGCGATCGAAACGCGATAGTCCCGCGGCGGCAGTTTCACTACGGTGGAGCCGTCCACCGGCGGGCCAGCCTCACGGTCCACGTCCCCGCGCACCGTCACTTGGGCCTGTGGACCTGCGTCGGCCGGATCCAAGGCGAAGCGGAGCTCGACATCGGCCACGCGCGATGGATTCAGACGCACGACCGGTGTTTCCGTATCCCCCATCTCGCCCAGCAGGCGCGGCTCCTGGCGCGACCCGGCATCGTCGAGCCCAAGCGCCGCAACCCGGGCCCGCACCTCGTCGCGAACGAACCGAAGCAGCCTGCCGGCAGTGACGAGGTACTCGCCGGCGTCTTCGTAGAACACCTTGGCCGGACCCTCGCCGGCGAGGCCGCGTAGCAGTGGCTCGGTGAACACACCGCGTTCGTCGTTGGCGACGGACCGGTCCTCATTCGCCTTCACGCCGCGCAGGGTCGCGCAGAAGACGAACTGTTGCACCGAATCGCGCATCGCGGCCGGGTCCGGCGCGACGGGAAACTGCCCGATCTGGAAATCGCCCTCGAGCGGTGTGTTGCGGCACGCGTCGATGAAGAAGAACTGCTGGTCGAATTTGGACGTGCGGAGAAAATCGCGGATGCCTTCAAGGCGGATGGAGAAAACCGGGTCGGCGGGTTCGTAGTCTTCGGGTAGGATGGCCTCACCGCCGGTGATACCCGGAGCGGTGAGCCCATGCCCGGAGAAATGCACAAAAAGGCGGCCGGGCGGTTTGCGGACGACGTCGCGGAACGCCTCGACGATGTTCTTGCGTGTGGCGTCGGCGAAGGGGATCGAGCCAGGGTCGGGGCTGTCGCCGGTGCGGCTGAGGAGCAGTTTCAGCCGCGGCGGCGAAACCGGCGCGCCGCTGCCCGTAGTGAGGAACCGCGCCACGGCAAGGGCGTCGCGCACGGCGCCTTTCAGGTTCAGGTGAGGCGCCGCATAGCGATCCACCCCGATGACGATGGCCCAATCCGGCACGCGCGGTCAATCCTCGCCGGAAAGGCGGAAGAAGGCGCCTTCGTCAAGCCGGAGCAGAGTCGGCTCGACCTTGCCGGCTGCGCGGGCGGCGGCTGCGCCGGCCTTCAGCGGATCCATCGCCGAGTACTCGGGACGCCCGTTCCGGTCGGCGAAGAAAAGCCGAACCGCCTGAAAGCCGAACACTACGGGGGTCTTGCCTTCGAAGACGATCTTGCCATCGGCCGCAGCGGAGTGATCCACTTTCAGGTTGGCGCTGGCCAGGCTGGAGAGCGCCGGAACGTCCAAGCTCACTTTCCCGCCCCGGTCGCCCTGGGCGTTCACGGAGAACTTGTTCGTTTTGATCACGGACGTGACGACGAACACCGCATCGTCGATGAGAGCGTCGGTTACGGTTCGTTGGTCCGAACGGAACTGGCAGGTGGAAAGATACTGATCGAGGCGATCGATGGCGGCGTGATCCTCCAGCACGTCCTCGTACTTGAACGTGATGGTCTTCGCGTTGCCGTAGGCCGAGCCGACGCCGAGCGTGTTTCCGCCGAGCGCCTGGATGATGTTTCCCAGAATGGTGAGGCCCACCTCGGCCTTGGTGGAGCTGCTCTCCTTCCCCGAGATGGCGATCGGGGCTTCGTTGTCGACGCTCAAGGGCGGGAGCGGATTCGCACCGGCGATGGTGATGGTGGCGAGGTCGCCCAGGCGGGTGAGATCCTTCTTTCCGGCGCGGAGCAGCGTGTGGAGCGGCTGCATGTCGGCGCGTGGCATCCGTAGCACGGAATACCCGCGGTCCTTCAGAAATGTGATCGATTCGTCGGGTCTGGCCATGGGTGTTAATCAGAGTATAGTGAGTCCGCCAGGCGCTCCGTTTCCGCAGACTTGCCTCAAAATGGACGAATCCGGCGTCGCCCCTGATGAGTCAGAATAAGGTGAGCACCTTGACCCCCACCGAAGCGGAGTTCCGCGTCCACGGCCTCGACTGTGCCGAAGAAATCTCGCTCATTCGAAAACGCCTCGACCGCGAGAACGCCATCGTCGACCTCTCGTTCGACGTCGTCAGAGGCAAGATGCGCGTCTCCTACGACGCGGGTTCCATCGACAGCGCACGGATCCAGAAGGCAGTCTCCGACACGGGGCTGAAATGCGAACCATGGACGGAGCGCGCGGAGTCCCGCGGGTTTTGGGAGTCTCACGGCAAAACCGTGCTGGCCACCGTTAGCGGCGCGTGTCTCCTCGCGGCGATGATCGTGCAAGGCATCACCACCGGCGACCTGGTCACCGCCCTCCTGGCCCATGAGCACGCCGGCCATCACGCGGCCGGGTTGGTGATCGCGCTGTGCGTGGCGGCGATCGTGGCGGGAAGCTTCTTCGTGCTGCCGAAGGCGGCCTACTCATTTCGGCGTTTTCAGCCGGACATGAATGCGCTGGTGACGGTGTCGCTGCTTGGGGCGATGTACCTGGGCGAGTGGATCGAAGGCGCGACGCTTGCTTTTCTGTTCGCGTTGGCCGCGCTGCTCGAGACATTCAGCCTGGCGCGGGCGCGCAAGGCGGTGACGGCGCTGATGGAGTTCGCGCCCGGCGAGGCGTCGGTGGTGCATGGCAACCACGAGCACCGGGTGCCGATCGCCCAGGTGAAGGCGAACGCGACGGTCCGTGTGCGGCCCGGAGAACGAGTTCCTTGCGATGGCGAAGTGACGTCGGGCAATTCGGAAGTCAACCAGGCGCTGATCACCGGGGAATCGATCCCGGTCTGGAAGACGGCTGGCGACCAGGTGTTCGCCGGCACGATCAACGGCGACGGAACGCTCGACGTTACAGTGACCCATCCGGCGTCGGACACGACGCTGGCGCGGATCATCCGGATGGTGGAAGGCGTGCAGCACCGGCGGGCGCCATCCGAGCAGTTCGTGGAGAAATTCTCGCGCTATTACACACCGGCGATGATGCTGCTGGCGCTGGTGGTGGCGGTGTTTCCGCCGCTGCTTCTCGGTAAGGATTGGGGCGACTGGTTCTATCAGGGCATGGTGATCCTGCTGATTTCGTGTCCGTGCGCGCTGGTGATCTCGACGCCGGTGAGTATCGTGGCGGCGCTGGCGTCGTCGGCCAGGCGCGGGGTGCTCGTGAAGGGCGGCGCGTTCCTCGAGGAAGCCGCGCGCGTGAAGGCCGTTGCGTTCGACAAGACCGGGGTGTTGACGCGCGGAGAACCGGTGGTGAAGTCGCTCGCGCCGCTCGACGGCTACACCGAAGAACAGATCCTCTCGCGGCTGGCGGCAATCGAAGCACATAGCGGGCATCCGCTGGCCCGCGCGGTCCTGCGATATGCCGAGGACCGGGGAGTTCGGCCTCTCGCCGTGGAGGGGTTCTACTCGTACCAGGGCAAGGGCGCCGAAGGAACGGTGGGCGGAGAGCGCTTCTGGGCCGGCAGTCTGCGGATGATGGCCGAGAAGGGTCTCGATGCCGGAGCGTTGCGGGCGCAGCTGCCCAAGGAGGAGTCCAGCGTGGTGGCGTTCGGCACGGACCGCGAAGTGTGGGCCCTGGTGACGATCGAAGACCCGATCCGGAAGGACGCGATCGAGGCTGTCCACGGGCTCCGGGCAGTGGGTATCGAAAAGGTGGTGATGCTCACCGGGGACAATCGCGCCACCGGAGAGCTGGTAGGCGCGCATGTGGGGGTGGATGAAGTCCGGGCGGAACTGTTGCCGGAAGGCAAGTCCGCGACGATCGAGGAACTGAAGCGCGAACACGGAAAGGTGGCGATGGTGGGGGACGGCGTCAACGACGCGCAGGCGATGGCGGTTTCCTCGCTCGGCGTGGCGCTGGCGACCTCCGGGATGGACGTGGTGATGGAGACGGCGGACGTGGTGTTGATGTCGGGACACCTGAACAAGCTGCCATTTCTGATCACGCACGCACGCCGGACGGTGGGGGTGATCCAGCAAAATGTCGCCATCGCGCTGGCGCTGAAGGCGGTCTTCCTGGTTCTGGCGTTTTTCGGGGCGGCGACGCTGTGGATGGCCGTCGCGGCCGACATGGGCGCGACGCTACTGGTGACGTTCAACGGCCTGAGACTACTCCGGGCCTAGCGGCTGCTAGTACTAGTCCCCGCCGTGCTACTCTTACCACATGGTTAGGGGAAAGATTCTTACACTGCTATTGGTGTCTTCTGCGCTGGCTTCCGCGCAGGTAAATGGACGGATCACCGGAACGGTGGTTGATCCGACGGGCGCCGCAATCGGCGGCGCGAAGGTCGAAGTCCTGGTGCCGGGCGGCGCTCAGGCGATTCTGGAGAGCCAGACGAACGCGGAAGGGCTATTCTCCTTTCCGGCGGTCCGTCCGGCAAGTTACGATATCTTAATCTCGATGCCGGGTTTCGCGAAACACAGCAGCCGGCGTGTGAAAGTGGATCCCCTGCAGGAGACCTCGCTCGGGATGGTCCGGCTGGAGGTGGCCGCCACGGAAGAGGTGGTGGAGGTAACCGCGGAAGCGCAGGCGGTGCAGCTTACGAATGCCGAGTTGACCACCACGATCACCCGGGACCAGATCCAGAACCTGCCGGCGTTCGGGCGCCAGGTGAGTACGCTCTTCACGACGCAGGCCGGCGTGAGTTCGGGCCGCGGGCCGACGGTGATCAACGGACTTCGCACGTCGGCGGCAAACGTGACGCTCGACGGTATTAATATCCAGGACAACTTCATTCGAACGAATTCGCTCGACTTCATGCCGGTCCGGCCGACCATCGAGCAGATTTCGGAGATGACGGTGGCGGTGGCGAACGCGGGGACGACGATCGGCGGCGGTGCGGCGCAGATCTCGCTTTCGACGCGCTCCGGAAGCAACGACTTTCACGGGTCGCTCTACTGGTACAACCGCAACAGCAAATTCTCGGCCAACGAGTGGTTCAACAACCGCGGCGGCGTGGAGATTCCGTTCCTGAATCTGAATCAGCCGGGCGGCTCGCTCGGAGGACGGATCATCCGTGACAAGCTGTTCTTCTTTGGCAATTATGAGGAATATCGATTGAAACAGCAGGAGTCCGTGTTGAACACGGTGCTGACATCGCCGGCGCGTAGCGGCGTTTTCGGGTGCGCCCGTTGCACGTCCAGCACGAACCTGTTGACCACGCGCGGGATCGGAATCGATCCGGCGATTTCGACGATGCTCGGCGATCTTCCTGAAGGCAATTCCGGCGACACCGGTGACGGCATCAACACCACCGGCTACCGGTTCAATGCGCGCTCGAACACGCTTCGGCGGCAGGCGGTGGGACGCGTGGATTACTACCAGTCCTCGGCCCACAGCATCGCGGCTACCTATAACTTCACGAAGGAAACCAACGACCGGCCGGATATTACCGACCAGTTCTACACGCCGATCCCGCCCAACGGAACAGACACGAACCGCCATTTCATGAGCCTCGGCTGGAGGTGGACGGGCAGCCCGACGCTGACCAACGAAGTCCGTTTCGGATTCCTGCTCAGCCCGTCCAAGTTCACCGCGACCGGGATCCCGTCGGCGCAGATCGGCGGAACGATCTTCACCAACCCGGTGAACGACTTCATGCCGCAAGGCCGTTACACGAACACCTATTCGATTCAGGACAACGCGTCATGGCTCCGCGGCCGCCACGAGTTTTCGTTCGGCTTCCAGACGCAGCTCATCCGGATCCAGCCTTACAACGACGCCGGCATCGTGCCGACGCTGAACCTGGGCATCAGCACGGCCAACGCGACCGGGTTCACTACGGCGCAGCTTCCGGGAGCGACGTCCGGCGACGTCGCGCAGGCGAATGCGCTCTATACGACGCTCGGCGGAATCGTGACGTCGGCCAGCCAGAGCTTCAACGTCACGAGCCGGACCTCGGGCTTTGTCCCCGGCGCCGGCGAGGTCCGGAATTTCCGCTACGACACCTACGCCGGCTATCTGCAGGACCGCTGGAAGGTGCGGAACAATTTCACCCTGACGCTCGGCCTTCGTTACGAGTACTGGACGGTGCTGAAGGAGCGCGACGACCTGTGGCTGCTCCCCGCCCTAAAGAACGGCAACATCATTCAAACGCTGCTCGATCCGCTGGCCGATTTCGACTTCGTGGGCGTTGGCGGGCGAAGCCTCTACAAGCCCGACCGGAACAACTTCGCTCCGACACTCGGGTTCTCGTGGGATCCGTTCGGCGCCGGAAAGACGGCCGTCCGCGGCGGGTACAGTATGTCGTTCTTCAACGACGACACGGTCACCGCCGTCCGCAACAACGCCAACACCAATTCCGGGCTCAATCAGAGCGTGGGCCTGGTGCGGCTCACCGGCACGGTTTCCCAGGGCGTGACGATCCCGACGCCTCCGTTTCAGGTTCCGCGGAACCAGCAGGACAACTACGACGCCAGCCCCACCGCCGCGCTCGGCGCGCCGGACCCCAATCTGAAAACGCCTTACGTCCAGCAATGGACCCTTGGCGTCCAGCACGACTTCAAGGGCAACATCTTCGAACTTCGCTACGTGGGCAACCACGGCACGCAACTGCTTCGCGCGTTCGACTACAACCAGGTTGTGATCAAAGAGAACGGGTTCCTGGATGACTTCATCCGCGCCCGCAACAACGGCTTCGCCTCGCTGGCCGCCACGGGCCGGTTCGCGCCGTCCTACACCGGCGCCGGGTCACAGCCGCTGACGGTCTTCCCGCGGCTTCCGAGCGGAGGACTGCTCACCAACGCCACTGTGATCAACAACATTCTTCAGGGGCAGGCGGGCGAGCTGGCAACCATCTATCAGACGAACGGCCTGAACGGACCGATCGACTTCTTCCGCAACCCGAACGCGCTTGGCGCGAACGTGATCAACAGCGGCGGCAACTCCACCTACCACGCGCTGCAGTTCGATGTCCGCCGCCGGATGGGCGCCGTCAACTGGCAGGCGAACTATACGTACGGCAAGGTGCTTTCCGACAACACCGGCGACGCGCAAACGCGTTTCGATCCTTACCTCGATCTCGGCAACCCGTCGCTCGAGCGCGCCCGCGCGCCGTTCGACCTGACGCACGCGATCAAGTTCAACGGCAGCTACGAGCTTCCGTACGGCAAGGGCCGGCGCTGGTCGTCGAACTCACCGGTAGTGAATCACATCCTCGGCGGATGGATCGTGTCGGGCATCATGCAATGGCAATCCGGCTTCCCGTTCTCGGTCCTGTCGAATCGCGGGACGCTGAACCGCGCCGGCCGCTCGACCAACAAGAACACGGCGACGTCGCTGCTCACCAAGAGCGAAATCGAGAGCCGATTTGGCGTCCGCAAGGACGGCGACGGCGTGTACCTGATCGACCGTTCGGCGATCAACACGGATCGTCGCGGCGTAAGCTCGGACGGGTCGGCGCCGTACGCCGGCCAGCTCTTCTTCAATCCGGATCCCGGCGGCGTGGGCGCGCTGCAGCGCCGTATGTTCTCCGGACCGTGGGCTTTCGGGCTTGACATGTCGGTTCTGAAACGGTTCCCGATCCGCGAACGCGACTACCTCGAGTTCCGCGCGAACGCCTACAACATGCCGAACCACGCTACGTTCTCGTTCGGGGATCAGAACATCAACAGCACGGCCTTCGGGCGGCTGACGAGCACGTTGTCGAGCGCGCGGGTTTGGGAGTTCGGGCTCTACTACCGCTTCTAGCTGGCCGGCACAGGGCGGGGCGCCCTCAACGCAGGCAAGGATTCGCCGCCCCAGTTCCGTTGCGCCGGCGAGTCCTCAGAAGCTCGCGCATGAGGGCGTTCGAGCGAGCGGGGACCGTTCGCTCGCGGCTCGGTCACCTTTCGCGGCTCGCCGCCGGTGAGCTTCCACCGGATCGGATGCTAACCTGAACGAAAGGGCAAATTTCCAGTGGCCATACGCCAGCTCCGGTACTCCACTCCATCCGGCATCCAGGTAACCCGAGCCGCCACCAAGGTTCCTTACAAGCGCGGGTTGGCGGACCTTCTGCGGCAGCTCGATCGCCGGCGCGGGATCTATCTTTCGTCCGGCTACGAGTACCCGGGCCGCTATTCCCGATGGGACGTCGCCGCAATCAATCCACCCATCGAGATCATCGGCAGGGGGCGCCGGCTCGAAATCAACCCGCTCAACCGGCGCGGCGAAGCGCTGTGCCGGATGCTCGCCCGCGTGCTCGAATCGCATCCGCACTGGCAATCGTTCCGGCTGGAAGAGGGCTCGCTCCGCGGCGTTCTCAAGCCGCTCGAAGGGCTCTTCTCCGAGGAGGAACGCAGCCGCCAGCCCTCGGCGTTCAGCATCCTTCGCGCGCTGATCCACGAATTCCGGAATTCCAAGGACCCCCGCCTCGCGCTCGTCGGCGCGTTCGGCTACGATCTTCTCTTCCAGTTCGACCCGATCGAACAGAAACTCCCCCGCGGCGACACCCGGGATCTCCACCTCTATCTCTGCGACGACATCTACTTCATGGATCGCAAACGGGAGATCATCGAGCGTTACGAGTACGATTTTTCCCTGGACGATCTTTCCACCTCCGGTTTCCCCCGCGACGGAGCCGACATCGCACCGCCGCCGCCCACCGCTCCGGCTCCAATCCAGTCGGACCACACTCGCGAAGAGTACATGGCCAACGTCGAGACGGTTCGTCAGGGGATGAAACGCGGCGACTATTACGAAGTGGTGCTCCGCCAGACGTTCTCCGCGCCTTACTCGGCGAGTTCCTCCGAGCTGTTCGAGCGGATCCAGAAGGCCTCGCCCAGCCCGTACGAATTTCTCCTCCAGCTCGGCTCGGAGGCTCTCATCGGCGCATCGCCGGAAATGTTCGTGCGTGTGGAAGGCGCGCGCGTCGAAACGTGCCCGATCTCCGGCACCGCCCGCCGCACCGGCGACCCGCTCCGTGATGCGGACTCCATCCGCGACCTCCTCAGCTCGCTCAAGGAAGAGTCCGAGCTGACGATGTGCACCGATGTCGACCGCAACGACAAATCGCGCGTCGCCGTGCCCGGAACGGTGCAGGTCATCGGCAGGCGCCTCATCGAAAGCTACGCAGGCGTCTTTCACACGGTCGATCACGTCGTGGCGACGCTCGCTCCCGAGTTCGATTCGCTGGACGCGTTTCTGACCCACATGTGGGCCGTCACGGTGATCGGCGCGCCGAAGAAGTGGGCGGCGCAGACCATCGAGAATCTCGAAAAAGACGCGCGCGGCTGGTACGGCGGCGCGGTCGGCATGATCGCGTTGAACGGCGACATCAACACGGGCATCCTGATCCGCACGGTTCACCTGCGCGACGGCATCGCGCGTTATCCGGTGGGCGCCACGCTGCTTTACGATTCGGTCCCCGCGGCCGAGGAGCAGGAGACGCGGAACAAAGCCACCGGATTCTTCCGGGTACTCGGCGATGCGGAGCAGGCCGCGGAAGCCGCGCCTCCGGAAGAACGCTTCGAACCGGCGTCGCGGGAGGGCCGCGGCGTCCGGATGCTGCTCGTCGACAACGAAGACTGCTTCATCCATACGCTGGCCAACTATGCGCGGCAAACCGGCGCCGAGGTGAACACCTACCGCTCCGGGTTTCCGTTGGCGCTTATCGACAGGCTGAAGCCGGACCTGATTCTGATCTCACCCGGGCCGGGCCGTCCGGCCGACTTCGGCGTACCGGACGTTGTGCGGCACGCGGCATCGCTCGGCGTGCCGGTGTTCGGAGTGTGCCTCGGGTTGCAGGGCGTGGTGGAGGCCTTCGGCGGCGAACTCGGCGTGCTCGACTATCCGGTGCACGGCAAGCCGTCGGTCGTCCACCACATCAACAAGGGCGTCTTCGAAGGCTTGCCCGAGTTCTTCAAGGTGGGCCGCTATCACTCGCTGTACGCGATCAAAGAGAAGCTGCCGGAGGAACTCGAGGTGACGGCGGAATCCGACGATGGGGTGATCATGGGTGTGCGCCACCGGCGGCTCCCGATCGAGGCCGTGCAATTCCATCCGGAGTCGATTCTCACGCTCGAGGATGCCTGCGGACTTCGCCTGATTGCCAACGTGGTGCGGAAACTGGCCGTGCGGGCGGGCGCGGCGCGGTAAGCGATGGCGCGGTTCCTCGTTCCTATCGGTGTGTTCCTGGCGGGGTCCACGGTGACGAGCCTGTTCTTCATCAACTTCTGCGCGACGGTATACCAGTGCGGGTGCCAGTCGCTCTGGACCACGGCGGATCAGTTCTGCAACATCCACGCCTCGCATGGGCGGCACTGTCCGTGGTGTTCGTTCGGATACACGGGGTACGTGCTGGTTTACGGGACCATGGTCGCGGCGCAGGCGGTCACGGTGTTCGCCGCGGTGCGCAGAGGGTGGACGTGGCCGCTGCAGCTGGCGGCGACGCTGCTGGCATTCCCCGCGATAGGGCTGATTCTGGCGGTGGCCCTCGGGCTTTACACCGGGTACTGGAACTAACGAGGCTTGTTTCACACGCCCTGGGCGATTTATGCTGAAGCGTGCTTGGTGACCTGATCTACGTGTTGTTCCTGATCATTGTCGTGTGGCTAGCGCTGATCAGCGACGGCGACGGCGGGGGCGGCCGGCGCGCCCGGGTTCCGCTCTCGTCGGTCGGGTAGGATCGCCGGAAGCTACCATAGGAATGTGCCCCGGGCCATCGTCGCCGGCGGTGGCCTCGCCGGGCTTGCCGCTGCTCAGTCTCTTGCCGAATCCGGCTGGGCGGTGGACGTATTCGAGACCCGCCCGTTTCCCGGCGGCCGCGCGACGTCTTATCCGCTCCCCGGCGACACTGCGGAAACGATCGATAACTGCCAGCACATTCTCCTCCGCTGCTGCACGGAGCTAGTGCGCTTCTACCGCGCGCTCGGAGTCGAAGACGCGATCGAATTCCACAGGGCGTTCCATTTCGTCGAACCCGGCGGCCGCGTGTCCACGCTCGAGCGGGGGCGATTCGCGCCGCCGCTGCACTTCGCCGAGGCGTTCGCCCGGATGCGATGCCTCTCGCTCGGCGCCAAGCTCTCGATCGCGCTGGCGATGCGCGCCGTCGAGCGCGAGTGGCCCGGCCGCGACGACCTCGACCGCATCACAATGCTCGAGTGGCTGCGCGAGAAATCACAGCCGCCACTCGCGATTGAGCGGTTCTGGCGCCAGGTGCTCGTCTCGGCGGTGAACGAGGAACTGGATCGCATGGCCGCCGCCCATGGACTGCAGGTGATCGCGCTCGGATTCCTCAGCTCGCCCGTCGCCTATGAGATGGGCGTCCCCCGCGTGCCGCTCGCGGAGCTCTACGGCGCATCGGCGTGGCGGCGATTCCCTGGAGTCGAATTCCATTTCCGGACCGCGGCCGAGCGGTTCGCGATCGAGAACGGCGCGGTGCGCGCACTGCGCACCTCGGCCGGCGAATTCACCGCGGATGCCTACATTTCGGCGGTGCCATTCGAGCGGGCCGGAGGGCTCACGCCGGAACTCGGCCTGGACTTTTCCGGCTGGGAACACTCGCCCATCACCGGCATTCATCTGTGGTTCGACCGCCCGGTGATCGATCTTCCGCACGCGACGCTCCTCGATCGGACGGTGCAGTGGATCTTCAACAAGCGGGAGGGGCGCCAGGTCCAGCTTGTCGTCAGCGCATGCCGATCCCTGACGGCTATGTCCCGCGCCGACATCGTCGCGTTGGCCGCGGGCGAGCTCAACGAGTTCTTTCCCGCCGCACGAGGCGCGTCGCTCCTAAAGGCGCACGTGGTGAAGGAAGTTCGCGCCACGTTCTCCGCCCGCCCGGGTCTCGAAGCCCTTCGGCCGGCGGCCAGCACGCGATTCCGCAACCTGTTCCTCGCCGGAGACTGGACGCGAACGGGATGGCCCGCCACGATGGAAGGGGCCGTACGCAGCGGCTTCGCGGCGGCGGCGTCAGCGCTGGAGGGATAAACCGCCGGTTACTCTAGAGTGATGGCCGAACAGGGAAAGCCGGTGGAGCGGGATCTCCTGAGCCGGTTCGCGGCCGTTCCCCTGGTTCGCCTGGTGCGAGTGAGGCAGTGGGCGAAGAACGTGCTGATCTTCATTCCCATGCTGCTCAGCCACAAACTGGCGGACCCGGCGATGTGGCCGCCTGCGGTTACGGCCTTTTTCGCGTTCTCGTTCTGCGCTTCGGCGCTATACATCTGGAACGATCTGCTCGACATCCAAGGCGACCGGGCACACCCGCGAAAGCGGCGGCGTCCGATCGCCTCCGGCGAAGTCAGCGTGCCGGCAGGGATGCTGACGATGCTGGCGCTGCTGGCGGCTTCGATCGCTCTCAGCGCGTCGCTACCATCGGCCACGTGGGCGCTGCTGCTCACCTACACCGGCGGATCCCTGTGCTATTCGGCCCTGCTCAAGAGCAAGGCCGTGATCGACGTGGTGTGCCTGTCGGGCTTCTACACGCTTCGGATGTTCTATGGCGGCGCCGCCACCGGAATCGCGGTGTCGGTGTGGACGATGGCGTTCGCGGTGTTTTTGTTCCTTTCGCTGGCGCTCATCAAACGGCTGACGGAACTCCGGAATACGAAGGCGAGGAAGCTGCTCGCCCGCCGCGCCTACCGAAGTGAAGATCTCCCGATCCTGGCCGCGATGGCGGCGGCGGCCGGGTATCTTTCGGCGCTTGTTCTGGGCCTCTATATTCAGAGCGCGGAGGTGCAACTCCTCTATGCGCATCCCCGATATCTGTGGTTGATGATGCCGGCCCTCGTCTATTGGATCAGCCGCGCGCTGTTGCTTGCCAACCGGGGCGAGATGGATGACGACCCGGTTCTTTACGCACTGAGGGACCGCGCCAGCCACGCAGTGGCCGTTTGTTGCGCGGCGGCGATCTATCTCGCTACCTGAGCCCGCTCAGCAATGCCCGGGCGAATGCCTAGGAGAGGCGCTCACTGGTCCCGGAGGACGTCGGCCGGCGCGGTCCGGATCGCGCGCCACACCGGGGCGAGGCTTGCAGCGATCGCGATTCCGAGAATCATTGCGCCCGCCGCGGCGAGCGACGCGGCGTCCCCCGGGGTAACCCCGTAGAGCAGCGACCCCAACAGCGATCCAACCGCGGGACTCGCCGCCAAGCCGAGCGCCACGCCGGACGCCGCGAGGCCCACGACGCCCGCTGCCACCAGCCGTACGATGGCGCCGCGCGATGCGCCGAGCGCCATCCGGATTCCGATCTCACGGTGGCGCTGCTCCACGTTGTAGGCGAGCATCGCATAGGCGCCGATCGCCGCCAGCACCAACGCGATCGCCGCAAAGAGTTGGCACCACCAAAGCGCGAAGTTCCGTTCGGCGAAGGCGTCCGCTGCGATCGATTCCATCGTCCGCACATTCGCGACCGCCAGATCCGCATCGGCTTCCGCCATCGCCGAACGGACCGCGCCTGCCGCCGCCATCGGTTCGGAACGCATCCTGATCGCCGCTTTCACCCGGCCGAACGGAACTTGCGCCATGGACATCCAGCACGACGGCGCCGCCGACGGATCGCCGGGGAAATCCTGCACGTCAGTAACGACACCCACCACCTTGCGCTGTTCGCCGAAGATGCGAATGCCCCGGCCGATGGGGTCGCGGCGGGCGAAGTAGCGGCGGGCGAGGACCTCGTTGATGACGACGACTTTCGGCGCCTTGGAAGTATCCGCTTCGGAAATGTC
Coding sequences within:
- a CDS encoding caspase family protein, which produces MPDWAIVIGVDRYAAPHLNLKGAVRDALAVARFLTTGSGAPVSPPRLKLLLSRTGDSPDPGSIPFADATRKNIVEAFRDVVRKPPGRLFVHFSGHGLTAPGITGGEAILPEDYEPADPVFSIRLEGIRDFLRTSKFDQQFFFIDACRNTPLEGDFQIGQFPVAPDPAAMRDSVQQFVFCATLRGVKANEDRSVANDERGVFTEPLLRGLAGEGPAKVFYEDAGEYLVTAGRLLRFVRDEVRARVAALGLDDAGSRQEPRLLGEMGDTETPVVRLNPSRVADVELRFALDPADAGPQAQVTVRGDVDREAGPPVDGSTVVKLPPRDYRVSIAAPGFASARGSWPVSLYGDRLLELRMRRDSGAELLLGGGGPAGPAAVRCTSGDPLSLVRFLDSRGHVLAVGRKELRLENVRPGIYRAVWMGASGETLEHEIAVEPGEQVRWKFHPPPAPAPATRGIRVPPGAEGLRVVPGRFRKLRPGVHAVAVNGAAVSVPVLPGRVTIVAQDAGVVALAGAAMEVVETAVRYFAAGLYESAVEFLDAGKPAGDPVALMVAAYSELMLERRGRRRGGLQARVRLLDRWDLPDVHVLRAEAGADAHESCRAALDLGLPLFDLGARLLAAKAREMAVAGLGREALEVAMRGRVGGRALFAWRPTKP
- a CDS encoding heavy metal translocating P-type ATPase is translated as MTPTEAEFRVHGLDCAEEISLIRKRLDRENAIVDLSFDVVRGKMRVSYDAGSIDSARIQKAVSDTGLKCEPWTERAESRGFWESHGKTVLATVSGACLLAAMIVQGITTGDLVTALLAHEHAGHHAAGLVIALCVAAIVAGSFFVLPKAAYSFRRFQPDMNALVTVSLLGAMYLGEWIEGATLAFLFALAALLETFSLARARKAVTALMEFAPGEASVVHGNHEHRVPIAQVKANATVRVRPGERVPCDGEVTSGNSEVNQALITGESIPVWKTAGDQVFAGTINGDGTLDVTVTHPASDTTLARIIRMVEGVQHRRAPSEQFVEKFSRYYTPAMMLLALVVAVFPPLLLGKDWGDWFYQGMVILLISCPCALVISTPVSIVAALASSARRGVLVKGGAFLEEAARVKAVAFDKTGVLTRGEPVVKSLAPLDGYTEEQILSRLAAIEAHSGHPLARAVLRYAEDRGVRPLAVEGFYSYQGKGAEGTVGGERFWAGSLRMMAEKGLDAGALRAQLPKEESSVVAFGTDREVWALVTIEDPIRKDAIEAVHGLRAVGIEKVVMLTGDNRATGELVGAHVGVDEVRAELLPEGKSATIEELKREHGKVAMVGDGVNDAQAMAVSSLGVALATSGMDVVMETADVVLMSGHLNKLPFLITHARRTVGVIQQNVAIALALKAVFLVLAFFGAATLWMAVAADMGATLLVTFNGLRLLRA